A single window of Nicotiana tomentosiformis chromosome 1, ASM39032v3, whole genome shotgun sequence DNA harbors:
- the LOC138910555 gene encoding uncharacterized protein, with protein MKKTPEEIVTILDELSEDANQWPSMCAEKKRSTGVHQVDANTSVQVGQLATLLSERNPGTLPANTERNPNETVNDVALRSGKVLKDTTLIQKEVVLEKENGEQLKNDSDKKKKGKKGAVKKKKEETSRRDESNESEHMTALPFPQKIYREKMDKQFERFLDMLKQVNVNFPFTKVLSQMLDYAKFLKEFLTKKRKIEETSVVKLTEHCSAILQNKLPQKYGDPRSFTISCSLCTINFDKSFCNSGASINLMHLSIYRKLENEIGEIRSAPISLQLADQTTLIPEGIVEDVLVWVDKFIFPIDFIVVIMEENKEVPLILRRPFLAMGRAILDIHERKLMLRMGEETVTFEMNVETGVKKEKGAVSEKDKCGVHLKKAERQLSAWMCTLVRRRGMDPDFDSDPN; from the exons atgaagaagacaccagaggagatagtcactattcttgatgagttatctgaagatgcaaatcagtggccctctatgTGTGCTGAAAAAAAAAGATCGAcaggtgttcaccaggttgatgctaacacatctgtgcag GTTGGGCAACTAGCCACTCTATTGTCTGAGAGGAATCCAGGAACTCTACCAGCTaatactgagagaaatcccaacGAAACAGTAAATGATGTGGCCTTGAGAAGTGGGAAAGTGTTGAAAGATACCACTCTAatccaaaaagaggtggtacttgaaaaggaaaatggagagcagctgaagaatgatagtgataagaagaagaaaggcaagaagggggctgtcaaaaagaagaaggaggaaacttcgaGAAGGGATGAATCTAATGAGAGTGAGCATATGACTGctctacctttccctcaaaagatATATAGAGAAAAGatggacaagcaatttgagagatttctggatatgctaaaacaggttaatgtaaattttccATTCACAAAGGTTCTCTCCCAAATGTTAgattatgccaaattcttgaaggagttccttacaaagaagaggaagatagaagagacctcagtagtcaagctcacagagcattgcagtgcaatcttgcaaaacaaactcccacaaaagtatgGAGATCCAAGGAGTTTTACTATATCTTGCTCTTTATgcactattaattttgataagtctttttgtaattctggtgcctcaattaatctaatgcATTTGTCTATTTATAGGAAGCTAGagaatgagattggagagataaggtctgcaccaatatctttgcagctggcagaccaaacgactctaatacccgaggggatagtggaggATGTCTTAGTTTGGGTAGATAAGTTCATATTTCCTATAGATTTTATAGTAGTGattatggaggagaacaaggaggtccccctcattttaagaagaccattcttagcaatgggtagagcaatattggacatacacgagagaaaactcatgcttagaatgggtgaggagactgtaacTTTCGAGATGAATGTGGAAACGGGGGTGAAAAAGGAGAAGGGTGCAGtaagtgagaaagataagtgtggggtgcacCTCAAGAAGGCTGAGAGGCAGTTGTCGGCATGGATGTGCACATTAGTTCGAAGGAGAGGAATGGATCcggacttcgactcagaccccaactaa